In Pomacea canaliculata isolate SZHN2017 linkage group LG12, ASM307304v1, whole genome shotgun sequence, a single genomic region encodes these proteins:
- the LOC112553245 gene encoding acyl-coenzyme A thioesterase 8-like isoform X1: MASEKAAVQTTEKKENFESVIIRSFLNLEKIDVDLYSRSKMLWQPQGGRAVFGGQVVGQALAAASYSVPSDHNAHSLHCYFLRPGNYKIPILYLVDRTRDGQTYVGRNIKAMQEGQAIFTMQASFKREEKDPFSHQFKMPDVPPPEQCVDLDKLLIKAIGPEKARLYRYGVRHRMPDDVMAIHRRLADKTDYYVTRPSSARRCIWIKAAGHLGDDHKMHQCCAAYMSDAMLLGTATLPYTGSHAEAQEKMFMTSIDHTVWFHSTFRADDWLLYEMESPVCGEGRGYNTGRMWTRDGRLAISVAQEGVVRTRRTDRSTLLTQTADPLTSKSKL; this comes from the exons ATGGCGTCAGAGAAAGCAGCTGTGCAGacgacagaaaagaaagagaactttGAGAGCGTTATTATACGGTCATTCTTGAATCTTGAGAAAATAGATGTTGATCTTTACAG TAGAAGTAAGATGCTGTGGCAGCCTCAAGGAGGACGGGCTGTGTTCGGCGGGCAGGTTGTGGGGCAAGCTTTGGCAGCTGCATCCTATTCTGTGCCTTCTGATCACAATGCTCACAGTCTGCACTGCTATTTTCTGCGTCCAG GAAACTACAAAATACCCATTCTATATTTAGTTGATCGAACACGTGATGGCCAGACCTATGTTGGTCGAAATATCAAAGCAATGCAAGAGGGACAGGCCATTTTCACCATGCAAGCATCATTCAAGCGAGAAGAGAAAGACCCATTCAGTCATCAGTTCAAGATGCCCGATGTACCTCCCCCAGAACAATGTGTGGATCTTGACAAGCTGCTTATCAAGGCCATTgg CCCTGAAAAGGCTCGATTGTACCGATATGGGGTAAGGCATCGTATGCCAGATGATGTCATGGCAATTCATCGACGTTTAGCAGACAAGACTGATTACTATGTGACTAGGCCCTCCTCCGCAAGGCGCTGCATTTGGATCAAAGCAGCAGGGCATTTAG GAGACGATCACAAGATGCATCAGTGCTGTGCAGCCTACATGTCCGATGCCATGTTATTGGGCACAGCAACACTTCCCTATACAGGAAGCCATGCTGAGGCTCaggagaaaatgtttatgaCTTCGATTGACCACACTGTGTGGTTCCACTCTACATTCCGTGCTGACGACTGGCTGTTGTATGAGATGGAAAGTCCTGTGTGCG GCGAGGGGAGAGGTTACAACACTGGACGTATGTGGACCAGGGATGGCCGTCTGGCTATTTCAGTTGCACAGGAAGGGGTTGTACGAACACGTCGTACAGACAGATCAACACTTTTAACACAGACAGCAGACCCTCTAACATCAAAATCCAAATTATAA
- the LOC112553245 gene encoding acyl-coenzyme A thioesterase 8-like isoform X2 encodes MASEKAAVQTTEKKENFESVIIRSFLNLEKIDVDLYRSKMLWQPQGGRAVFGGQVVGQALAAASYSVPSDHNAHSLHCYFLRPGNYKIPILYLVDRTRDGQTYVGRNIKAMQEGQAIFTMQASFKREEKDPFSHQFKMPDVPPPEQCVDLDKLLIKAIGPEKARLYRYGVRHRMPDDVMAIHRRLADKTDYYVTRPSSARRCIWIKAAGHLGDDHKMHQCCAAYMSDAMLLGTATLPYTGSHAEAQEKMFMTSIDHTVWFHSTFRADDWLLYEMESPVCGEGRGYNTGRMWTRDGRLAISVAQEGVVRTRRTDRSTLLTQTADPLTSKSKL; translated from the exons ATGGCGTCAGAGAAAGCAGCTGTGCAGacgacagaaaagaaagagaactttGAGAGCGTTATTATACGGTCATTCTTGAATCTTGAGAAAATAGATGTTGATCTTTACAG AAGTAAGATGCTGTGGCAGCCTCAAGGAGGACGGGCTGTGTTCGGCGGGCAGGTTGTGGGGCAAGCTTTGGCAGCTGCATCCTATTCTGTGCCTTCTGATCACAATGCTCACAGTCTGCACTGCTATTTTCTGCGTCCAG GAAACTACAAAATACCCATTCTATATTTAGTTGATCGAACACGTGATGGCCAGACCTATGTTGGTCGAAATATCAAAGCAATGCAAGAGGGACAGGCCATTTTCACCATGCAAGCATCATTCAAGCGAGAAGAGAAAGACCCATTCAGTCATCAGTTCAAGATGCCCGATGTACCTCCCCCAGAACAATGTGTGGATCTTGACAAGCTGCTTATCAAGGCCATTgg CCCTGAAAAGGCTCGATTGTACCGATATGGGGTAAGGCATCGTATGCCAGATGATGTCATGGCAATTCATCGACGTTTAGCAGACAAGACTGATTACTATGTGACTAGGCCCTCCTCCGCAAGGCGCTGCATTTGGATCAAAGCAGCAGGGCATTTAG GAGACGATCACAAGATGCATCAGTGCTGTGCAGCCTACATGTCCGATGCCATGTTATTGGGCACAGCAACACTTCCCTATACAGGAAGCCATGCTGAGGCTCaggagaaaatgtttatgaCTTCGATTGACCACACTGTGTGGTTCCACTCTACATTCCGTGCTGACGACTGGCTGTTGTATGAGATGGAAAGTCCTGTGTGCG GCGAGGGGAGAGGTTACAACACTGGACGTATGTGGACCAGGGATGGCCGTCTGGCTATTTCAGTTGCACAGGAAGGGGTTGTACGAACACGTCGTACAGACAGATCAACACTTTTAACACAGACAGCAGACCCTCTAACATCAAAATCCAAATTATAA